A section of the Arcobacter roscoffensis genome encodes:
- a CDS encoding M3 family metallopeptidase, translating into MFKDFNLENLENSKDILQELLDESRVKINELLNIKEKTYENFVTPYQEAGERINDFLTPIFHIDSVKNSEITRRVYEECLPIISKYETEISQNEKIYTALKDIQSKEKSMLNSIQNKVLENEIRDFKLSGCHLDNNKKKRLEELNLKLSELSQSFSHNLLDATNSWEMIIEDFEDVKEIPKSDLELAKFEEEGKTKYKFTLQIPSYLAYITYGTSREKREEIYKAYCTRAPQNGKIIEEILKLKDEKVKILGFNCYAQYSLSTKMAKTEDEVVSFLEELGHKGKAKATEELEEIKQIAFEDGLEKEDFRSSDMAYYSEKLKKAKYDLDEEYYRPYFEQESVLNGFFDFLNKIFDIKFEKVEAPAWDEKVRVYNISSNGKLSSRIYLDLEARKDKRGGAWMNNWHSHYTDSKGITHLPTAYIVCNFPQSTETTPSLLRHSDVVTLFHEMGHALHHLLSEVTEAYVSGISGVAWDTVEFPSQFLEYFSYDKDILKLFAKHYETKEVLDDAAIERIIKAKNFQSSLSLVRQIEFALFDFKLYQKLYKTEEEVQEVLDNVRKEFAAITPPSYNKFQNGFSHIFAGGYAAGYYSYKWAEVLSADAFYMFIDSGNVFNKDLAVKYKDTILSKGGSKNMDELFFDFAQRQASVDSLLKIDGIIS; encoded by the coding sequence ATGTTTAAAGATTTTAATTTAGAAAATTTAGAAAATTCAAAAGATATATTACAAGAACTATTAGATGAAAGTAGAGTAAAAATAAATGAGCTTTTAAATATAAAAGAAAAAACATATGAAAATTTTGTTACACCATATCAAGAAGCAGGGGAGAGAATAAATGATTTTCTAACTCCTATTTTTCATATTGATTCTGTAAAGAACTCAGAAATAACAAGAAGAGTGTACGAAGAATGTCTTCCGATTATCTCAAAATATGAAACTGAGATAAGTCAAAATGAAAAGATTTATACAGCTTTAAAAGATATACAGTCTAAAGAAAAAAGTATGTTAAATAGTATACAAAATAAAGTACTAGAAAATGAAATAAGAGACTTTAAACTTTCTGGTTGTCATTTAGATAATAACAAAAAGAAAAGATTAGAAGAGTTGAATTTAAAGCTTAGTGAACTATCACAAAGCTTCTCACACAATCTTTTAGATGCAACAAATTCATGGGAAATGATAATTGAGGATTTTGAAGATGTTAAAGAGATTCCTAAATCAGATTTAGAATTAGCAAAGTTTGAAGAAGAAGGAAAAACTAAATATAAATTTACTTTACAAATTCCATCTTACTTAGCATATATTACATATGGTACTTCTAGAGAGAAAAGAGAAGAGATCTATAAAGCTTATTGTACAAGAGCTCCTCAGAATGGAAAAATCATAGAAGAAATCTTAAAACTAAAAGATGAAAAAGTTAAAATCTTAGGTTTTAATTGTTATGCCCAATACTCGCTATCAACTAAAATGGCTAAAACAGAAGATGAAGTTGTATCTTTCTTAGAAGAGTTAGGTCATAAAGGAAAAGCTAAAGCAACAGAAGAGTTAGAAGAGATTAAACAAATAGCTTTTGAAGATGGTTTAGAAAAAGAAGATTTTAGATCATCAGATATGGCTTACTATTCTGAAAAGTTAAAGAAAGCTAAATACGATTTAGATGAAGAGTATTATAGACCATATTTTGAACAAGAATCTGTTTTAAATGGTTTCTTTGACTTCTTAAATAAAATCTTTGATATTAAATTTGAAAAAGTAGAGGCACCTGCTTGGGATGAAAAAGTTAGAGTTTATAATATTAGCTCAAATGGTAAATTAAGTTCTAGAATCTATTTAGATTTAGAAGCAAGAAAAGATAAAAGAGGTGGTGCTTGGATGAATAACTGGCATTCACACTATACTGATTCAAAAGGTATTACACATCTTCCAACAGCTTATATAGTATGTAATTTCCCACAATCAACAGAAACAACACCTTCACTTCTTAGACATTCAGATGTTGTTACACTATTTCATGAGATGGGTCATGCCCTACATCACTTATTAAGTGAAGTAACTGAAGCTTATGTAAGTGGTATTTCTGGTGTTGCTTGGGATACAGTAGAGTTTCCATCTCAATTTTTAGAGTATTTCTCTTATGATAAAGATATATTAAAACTATTTGCAAAACACTATGAAACAAAAGAAGTTTTAGATGATGCAGCAATTGAAAGAATTATAAAAGCAAAAAATTTCCAATCTTCTTTATCTTTAGTTAGACAAATTGAGTTTGCACTGTTTGATTTTAAACTATATCAAAAGTTATACAAAACAGAAGAAGAAGTTCAAGAAGTATTAGATAATGTAAGAAAAGAATTTGCAGCAATAACACCTCCTTCATACAATAAATTCCAAAATGGTTTTTCTCATATTTTTGCTGGTGGATACGCTGCTGGGTATTATTCATACAAATGGGCTGAAGTTTTAAGTGCTGATGCATTTTATATGTTTATTGATTCAGGAAATGTATTCAATAAAGACTTAGCAGTTAAATATAAAGATACAATATTAAGTAAGGGTGGATCAAAAAATATGGATGAATTATTCTTTGATTTTGCACAAAGACAAGCAAGTGTTGATTCTTTATTAAAAATTGATGGAATTATTAGCTAA
- the prmC gene encoding peptide chain release factor N(5)-glutamine methyltransferase: MTIKETIKKQSSRLKYVTHIPAKEVEILMMHLLDKNTIWLHLNYNQEFTKEKELEKLIKKRETNYPIEYLINKATFYGENFLVKEGVLIPRPETEILVENAVEIIKKENRAFKVLEIGTGSGIISVMLALLIEDISIIAVDINEKAIELAKQNAKKHNVEHKIEFRLSNLYEKVNEDIDMTISNPPYIADDYKLPENVKFEPSNALFGGKVGDELLKDIIDETYERKIKYLLCEMGYDQKKPLEEYFKKFDIKKYSFYQDYEKFDRGFTVQFKK; encoded by the coding sequence ATGACAATAAAAGAAACAATTAAAAAACAATCTTCTAGGCTAAAGTATGTAACACATATACCTGCTAAAGAAGTAGAGATTTTAATGATGCATTTATTAGATAAAAACACTATTTGGCTTCATTTAAATTATAATCAAGAGTTTACAAAAGAAAAAGAGTTAGAAAAACTAATAAAAAAAAGAGAAACAAACTATCCAATAGAGTATCTTATAAATAAAGCTACTTTTTATGGTGAAAACTTTTTGGTAAAAGAAGGGGTTTTAATTCCAAGACCTGAAACAGAAATATTAGTAGAAAATGCCGTTGAAATCATAAAAAAAGAAAATAGAGCATTTAAAGTATTAGAAATAGGAACAGGTTCTGGGATTATTTCTGTAATGTTAGCTTTATTAATAGAAGATATTTCAATAATTGCTGTAGATATAAATGAAAAAGCAATTGAACTAGCAAAACAAAATGCAAAGAAGCATAATGTTGAGCATAAAATAGAGTTTAGACTAAGTAACTTATATGAAAAAGTAAATGAAGATATTGATATGACAATATCAAATCCACCATATATAGCAGATGACTATAAACTGCCAGAAAATGTAAAGTTTGAACCATCAAATGCATTATTTGGAGGGAAAGTTGGAGATGAACTTCTTAAAGATATTATAGACGAAACCTATGAAAGAAAAATAAAATACCTTTTATGTGAAATGGGTTATGATCAAAAGAAACCCTTAGAAGAGTATTTCAAAAAGTTTGATATTAAAAAGTATAGCTTCTATCAAGACTATGAAAAGTTTGATAGAGGTTTTACTGTACAATTTAAAAAATAA